The DNA segment TCCGCGCCCGAGAACCCGGCGCGCTTCATGTCGACGAGGAGGAGATGGTTGTCCGTGCCCCCCGTCACGAGCTCGTATCCGCGCGCGAGGAGATCCTGGGCCAGCACCTTCGCGTTCTTCGTGACCTGCCGCGCGTACGCCTGGAACTCCGGCGTGGCCGCTTCCTTGAAGCAGACCGCCTTGGCCGCGATCACGTGCATCAAGGGGCCGCCCTGCGCTCCCGGGAAGACCGACTTGTCGACCGCCTTCGCGAACGCCGCCTTCGAGAGGATGAATCCGCTCCGCGGCCCGCGGAGCGTCTTGTGCGCGGTCGAGGTGACCACGTCGGCGTGCGGGACCGGGCTCGGGTGGGCGCCGCCGGCGACGAGCCCCGCGACGTGCGCCATGTCGAACACGAACTTCGCTCCGACCTCGTCGGCGATCGCGCGGAGGCGCGGGAAGTCGAAAACGCGCGGATAGGCGCTCGCGCCGGCGACGAGGACCTGGGGCCGGTGCTCTCGCGCCAGGCTCGCGACCTGGTCGTAGTCGAGGAGCCCCGTCTCGGGCGAGAGCCCGTACTGCACGGGCTTGAAGATGATTCCCGAGTGGCTGACCTTGTGCCCGTGCGTGAGGTGTCCGCCGTGGGCGAGCGCCATGCCGAGGATCGTCGATCCCGGAGGCATGAGCGCGAGGTACGCGGAGAGATTCGCCTGCGCGCCGGCGTGCGGCTGCACGTTCGCGTGCTCCGCTCCGAAGAGCGCCTTCGCGCGCTCGATCGCGAGCGACTCGACCACGTCCACGTGCTCGCAGCCGCCGTAGTAGCGCTTCCCCGGGTAGCCCTCGGCGTACTTGTTCGTCAGGGGCGTTCCCATCGCCTCGATCACGGCCGCGCTCGCGAAGTTCTCCGAGGCGATGAGCTCGAGCGTGGTGCGCTGCCGCTCGACCTCGGCGCGGATCGCGGCGGCGATCTCGGGATCGACGGTTTGGAGCGGCGCGTCGTGCGCCGTCAGGCGCGCGGATTCGGGTCTCGCGGCGGTCATGGGCCTCCCGGGGCGGGTTCGGTCAGCGCGCCTTCTTCGCGGCGCGCTGGATCTTGTCCCCGGGCTCGATCGGGAAGAGCCAGCCGTGGCGGTCGCGCGCACGACCCTCGATGATGTCGAAGAAGGCCTCTTGAAGTGACCGCGTCACGGCGCCGACGGTGCCGTTCCCCACCGGAATCCGGTCGATCGAGGTGATCGGCGTGATCTCGGCCGCGGTGCCGGTGAAGAAGACCTCGTCCGCGATGTAGAGCGCCTCGCGCGGGATCTGCTCCTCGCGCACCGTGAGCCCGAGGTCCGCGGCGAGCATCAGGATCGAGTCCCGCGTGATGCCCGGCAGGATCGCGTTCGCCATGGTCGGCGTGTAGAGCGTCGTGCCCCGCACCAGGAAGATGTTCTCGCCGCTCCCCTCGGCCACGTAGCCGAACGCGTCGAGCGCGATCCCTTCCTCGTAGCCGTCGGTGATCGCCTCGAGCTTGATGAGCTGGCTGTTCAGGTAGTTCGCGCCGGTCTTCGCGAGCGCCGGGAACGTGTCCGGGGCCGCGCGGCGCCACGAGCTGACCTTGACCGCGATGCCCTTGTCGAGCGCGTCCTTGCCGAGGTACTTGCCCCAGTTCAGGCACGCGATCGCGACGTCGACCGGAACGCCCGTCGGGTTCACGCCGAGCGTCTTGTAGCCGCGGTAGACGACCGGGCGGATGTAGCACGCCTGGCCGCCGTTCTTGCGCACGGTCTCGCGGACCGCGTCCATGAGCTCGTCGTAGAGATAGGGACAATCGATGCGCGCGATCTTGCAGGAGTCCAGCATCCGCTGCACGTGGCGATCCAGCCGGAAGACGGCCGTCCCCTTCGGCGTCGCGTACGCGCGAATCCCCTCGAACACGCTCGAGCCGTAGTGCACCACGTGCGAGAGCACGTGGATCGTCGCTTCCTCGAACGGGACGAACTTCCCGTTCATCCAGATGACGGACTTCGACTCCTTCGCCATGGCGCTCCTCCCTTGCTCTCTGCCCCCGTGGCCGGCGCGCGCGGTCAGCGCACGCCCTGCCTTCGCTCGACCGCCTCCCGGATGAGGGGCAGCCAGCGGAGCAGGTGGCTACGTATTCGGTTGAAGGTATCGTCGTATTCGACGGAGCTACCGCCAATTGGATCGAGGATGCCGAGGCGCGAGGCCTCGGTCTTCTCGGCGCTCTGCTCGGTGATGAGGTGGATCTGCTCGGCCTTCTCGGGCGCGAGCTCGCGCACGCGGGCCACGTGAGGTGGCTCCATGCAGAGGATCAGATCGGCTTCGCGGATCAGGTCCGCGGTGATCTCGGTGGAGCGATGGCTCCGGATGTCGATCCCCCGGCTCTGGGTCGTGCCCACCGCGAGGGTCGTGGCGGGAACGCCTCCCACCGCGCCGGTTCCCGCGGAGCGGACCGTCACCTGGTCCGCGAGGTCCGGAGGCAGGATCGAGCGAAGGATCCCCTCGCCCATGGGGCTCCGGCAGGTATTCCCGGTGCAGACGATCAAGACGGTGAACACGGAGCCCCTCACGAAAGAGAAGACGCAGCCGGATCGAGGCTCAGTCTAGGCGCCACACTCGGGACCGTCAAGGTCGCGCTCCGCATGGTAGGATCGTCCGCATGAGGCGGTGGCGATTGTACTTGGCCGGGCTAATGCCGGTACTCTTCCTCGCGGGATGCAGCTCTGACCAGGGCCTGAGCAACATCCTGTTCGCCGTGACCTCTCAACGCCTTGTGTTCGTGTCGCAACGCCACGGTCCCGTGCAGGCCTATCGGATCCAGATCGACGGCCAGGACTTCATCCAGGTCTCGCACACCACTGGCAACGTTTATGCCCCCCAGTGGTCCCCCGACGGAAACAGGTTGGCCTTCACGAGCGACATCGGCGTGCCCAGCACCGGGACCGACATTTTCACCGTCTCCCCGGATGGAACGGACCAGGTCAATCTGACCCAGACTCCCGACGTATATGACAGTGACCCGTCCTGGTCCCCGGACGGGAGAACCATCGCCTTCACCTCCTCGCGTGACTCGGACTACGAGGTCTACGTGATGAACTCGGACGGCTCGAACCCAAGACGTCTGACGACGCGACCGGAAAACGACGGCGGGGCCCGATGGGCTCCAACCGGCGACTGGATTTCCTTCAGCTCGAGTGTGAACGACACGGCCGAGCTCTTCGTCATGAGGCCGGACGGCTCGGACCAGCGGAGGATTACTCGCAGCCGCACCGCGGATTTCGACCCCGTGTGGTCGCCGGACGGTTCCGTCATCGCCTTCTGGGGGAGAGGCGCCGATACCACGCAGATCTACCTGGCCTCACCCTTGGGAACGAGCGAGACGCCAT comes from the Candidatus Eisenbacteria bacterium genome and includes:
- the glyA gene encoding serine hydroxymethyltransferase, which produces MTAARPESARLTAHDAPLQTVDPEIAAAIRAEVERQRTTLELIASENFASAAVIEAMGTPLTNKYAEGYPGKRYYGGCEHVDVVESLAIERAKALFGAEHANVQPHAGAQANLSAYLALMPPGSTILGMALAHGGHLTHGHKVSHSGIIFKPVQYGLSPETGLLDYDQVASLAREHRPQVLVAGASAYPRVFDFPRLRAIADEVGAKFVFDMAHVAGLVAGGAHPSPVPHADVVTSTAHKTLRGPRSGFILSKAAFAKAVDKSVFPGAQGGPLMHVIAAKAVCFKEAATPEFQAYARQVTKNAKVLAQDLLARGYELVTGGTDNHLLLVDMKRAGFSGA
- a CDS encoding branched-chain amino acid transaminase; this encodes MAKESKSVIWMNGKFVPFEEATIHVLSHVVHYGSSVFEGIRAYATPKGTAVFRLDRHVQRMLDSCKIARIDCPYLYDELMDAVRETVRKNGGQACYIRPVVYRGYKTLGVNPTGVPVDVAIACLNWGKYLGKDALDKGIAVKVSSWRRAAPDTFPALAKTGANYLNSQLIKLEAITDGYEEGIALDAFGYVAEGSGENIFLVRGTTLYTPTMANAILPGITRDSILMLAADLGLTVREEQIPREALYIADEVFFTGTAAEITPITSIDRIPVGNGTVGAVTRSLQEAFFDIIEGRARDRHGWLFPIEPGDKIQRAAKKAR